From one Catenuloplanes nepalensis genomic stretch:
- a CDS encoding endo alpha-1,4 polygalactosaminidase, which yields MSAKDPICFYYGNGKLIELAEYPRVVLQPDFYKPAELTYLAEQGVQTLGYLSLSEDTGPPAPWQRQERNPDWGGAFVHVGHPLWVEHVVGQAKSAMAQGFHGLFLDTLNVELTYPEDVPHLLTLVGAIREEAQPAYLLANRGFGMLPRLAEIVDGVVFESFSARWTEEGYAPWPADTLEFHAQIAEQLLQLELDLIALDYADTQGLTDFAVRRARQFGMQCVVSDRALSRV from the coding sequence GTGAGCGCCAAGGACCCGATCTGCTTCTACTACGGCAACGGCAAGCTGATCGAGCTGGCCGAGTACCCGCGCGTGGTGCTGCAGCCCGACTTCTACAAGCCCGCCGAGCTGACCTACCTGGCGGAGCAGGGCGTGCAGACGCTCGGCTACCTGTCACTGTCGGAGGACACCGGTCCCCCGGCCCCGTGGCAGCGCCAGGAACGCAACCCCGACTGGGGCGGCGCGTTCGTCCACGTCGGGCACCCACTGTGGGTGGAGCACGTGGTCGGCCAGGCGAAGTCCGCGATGGCACAGGGCTTCCACGGTCTGTTCCTGGACACGCTGAACGTCGAGCTGACCTACCCCGAGGACGTGCCGCACCTGCTCACGCTGGTCGGCGCGATCCGCGAGGAGGCCCAGCCCGCCTACCTGCTGGCCAACCGTGGCTTCGGCATGCTCCCCCGCCTCGCCGAGATCGTCGACGGCGTCGTCTTCGAGTCCTTCTCGGCCCGCTGGACCGAGGAGGGCTACGCCCCCTGGCCCGCCGACACCCTGGAGTTCCACGCCCAGATCGCCGAACAGCTCCTCCAGCTGGAGCTGGACCTGATAGCGCTGGACTACGCCGACACCCAGGGCCTCACGGACTTCGCCGTCCGCCGGGCCCGCCAGTTCGGCATGCAGTGCGTGGTCAGCGACCGGGCGCTGTCCCGCGTCTGA
- a CDS encoding chemotaxis protein CheA: MSFSDDDTTEALDIFITEARELLEALEEGLLGLESDPDAAETVNAVFRSAHTLKGSAGLFGLTHLVGFTHVVETLLGHVREGEVRVTPELISVLLPCADHIAGVIEGVAAGRLSATEPQEAAGAALLARLTPFLPGVFAVAPLPHDIPDPSPPAEVTRGWRLTLRFGPDCLRNGMDPLSFVRYLGTLGTIDRVAVDDSALPDAADMDPETSYLAFEVDLITDAPKPEIESVFEFVRDESDIRIAPLAAASYVDFIEAMPQRDRLGDVLLESGAVTPTEIDTALRIQRERSLSVPIGQVLIEEGLADPAVVEAALTRQRKVADSRSGDTQTIRIDATRLDRLIDLVGELVIAQASTTVLAAGAEAQGEVTRLIDEVRHSALSLRMVPIGMTLRRFERVVRDVCVDLGKEVALTISGGDAEMDKALVERISDPLLHLVRNSLDHGIEPPPERVRAGKPAQGTLRLHAYHDAGNIVIEVADDGRGLDRDRILAKAVDRGLIPASATLSDAEVYDLIFEPGFSTAETVSNLSGRGVGMDVVRRNVAALRGSIEVESVRGHGATIRIRLPLTLAIIDGFLVGVGPSSFIVPLDRVTECVELPPGPRGRDCMNLRGEVLPFIRLRHIFGIPGTPARRQNVVVVEQSGQRTGLVVDALMGEFQTVIKPLGPLFANLKGVSGSTILGNGDVALILDVGPLVSEHTDHERARQAPAMIPA, from the coding sequence GTGAGTTTCTCGGACGACGACACGACGGAAGCGCTGGACATCTTCATCACCGAGGCCCGGGAGCTGCTCGAAGCCCTGGAGGAGGGGCTGCTCGGGCTGGAGTCGGACCCGGACGCGGCGGAGACCGTGAACGCGGTGTTCCGGTCCGCGCACACGCTGAAGGGGTCGGCCGGGCTGTTCGGGCTGACGCACCTGGTGGGCTTCACGCACGTGGTGGAGACGCTGCTCGGGCACGTGCGCGAGGGCGAGGTGCGGGTCACGCCGGAGCTGATCAGCGTGCTGCTGCCGTGTGCGGACCACATCGCCGGGGTGATCGAGGGGGTGGCCGCGGGGCGGTTGTCGGCCACGGAACCCCAGGAGGCGGCCGGGGCCGCACTGCTGGCGCGGTTGACGCCCTTCCTGCCCGGCGTGTTCGCGGTGGCTCCACTTCCCCATGACATTCCGGACCCGTCGCCTCCGGCGGAAGTGACGCGGGGATGGCGGCTGACCCTGCGGTTCGGGCCGGACTGCTTGCGTAACGGCATGGACCCGCTGTCATTCGTGCGTTATCTCGGGACGTTGGGGACGATCGACCGGGTCGCGGTCGACGACTCCGCGCTGCCGGACGCGGCCGACATGGACCCGGAGACCAGCTATCTCGCGTTCGAGGTCGACCTGATCACGGACGCGCCGAAGCCGGAGATCGAGTCGGTCTTCGAGTTCGTCCGCGACGAGAGCGACATCCGGATCGCGCCGCTCGCCGCCGCGTCCTACGTGGACTTCATCGAGGCGATGCCGCAGCGGGACCGGCTCGGCGACGTGCTGCTGGAGAGCGGCGCGGTCACCCCGACCGAGATCGACACCGCGCTGCGGATCCAGCGGGAGCGCTCGCTGTCCGTACCCATCGGCCAGGTTCTGATCGAAGAGGGTCTGGCCGACCCGGCGGTGGTCGAGGCCGCGCTCACCCGCCAGCGCAAGGTCGCCGACAGCCGCTCCGGCGACACCCAGACGATCAGGATCGACGCCACCCGCCTCGACCGGCTCATCGACCTCGTCGGCGAACTCGTCATCGCCCAGGCCAGCACCACCGTGCTCGCCGCCGGCGCCGAGGCCCAGGGCGAGGTCACCCGCCTCATCGACGAGGTCCGGCACAGCGCGCTCTCGCTCCGCATGGTCCCGATCGGCATGACGCTGCGCCGCTTCGAACGCGTGGTCCGCGACGTCTGCGTCGACCTCGGCAAGGAGGTCGCGCTGACCATCAGCGGCGGCGACGCCGAGATGGACAAGGCCCTGGTCGAACGGATCAGCGACCCGTTGCTGCACCTGGTGCGCAACTCCCTGGACCACGGCATCGAGCCGCCGCCGGAACGCGTCCGCGCGGGCAAGCCGGCCCAGGGCACGCTGCGGCTGCACGCCTACCACGACGCCGGCAACATCGTCATCGAGGTCGCGGACGACGGCCGCGGCCTGGACCGCGACCGGATCCTCGCCAAGGCCGTGGACCGCGGCCTGATCCCCGCGTCCGCCACGCTGTCCGACGCCGAGGTCTACGACCTGATCTTCGAGCCCGGCTTCTCCACCGCGGAGACGGTCTCCAACCTGTCCGGGCGCGGCGTCGGCATGGACGTGGTGCGGCGCAACGTGGCCGCGCTGCGCGGCAGCATCGAGGTCGAGTCCGTGCGCGGCCACGGCGCCACGATCCGCATCCGCCTGCCGCTGACGCTGGCCATCATCGACGGCTTCCTGGTCGGCGTCGGCCCGTCCTCGTTCATCGTGCCGCTGGACCGGGTCACCGAGTGCGTCGAACTGCCGCCGGGCCCGCGCGGCCGGGACTGCATGAACCTGCGCGGCGAGGTGCTGCCGTTCATCCGGCTGCGGCACATCTTCGGCATCCCCGGAACACCGGCCCGCCGCCAGAACGTGGTGGTCGTGGAGCAGTCCGGGCAGCGCACCGGCCTGGTCGTGGACGCGCTGATGGGCGAGTTCCAGACCGTCATCAAGCCGCTGGGCCCGCTCTTCGCCAACCTGAAGGGCGTCAGCGGCTCCACCATCCTCGGCAACGGCGACGTCGCCCTGATCCTCGACGTCGGCCCCCTCGTCTCCGAACACACCGACCACGAACGCGCCCGCCAGGCCCCGGCCATGATCCCGGCGTAG
- a CDS encoding STAS domain-containing protein gives MSGVELSGELTIHAAAEQAPRLLAALEEKSVLRVRLADVTEIDTAGLQILLLARREAARIGSTVEFRDASPAVREALAIAHLSLEALS, from the coding sequence ATGAGCGGCGTGGAGCTCTCCGGCGAGCTGACCATCCACGCCGCGGCCGAACAGGCGCCGCGACTGCTCGCCGCGCTGGAGGAGAAGAGCGTTCTGCGGGTACGCCTGGCGGACGTCACCGAGATCGACACGGCCGGACTGCAGATCCTGCTGCTGGCGCGGCGGGAGGCGGCCCGGATCGGATCCACGGTCGAGTTCCGGGACGCGAGCCCGGCCGTGCGGGAGGCGCTGGCGATCGCGCACCTTTCACTGGAGGCACTGTCGTGA
- a CDS encoding response regulator — MGKTVLVVDDSASVRQVVSIALKGAGYDVLVGTDGKDALAKLDGRRIHLIISDVNMPNMDGITFVTEAKKLPAYKFTPIIMLTTESQEDKKRQAQAAGAKAWVTKPFQPEQMLAAVSKLIAP; from the coding sequence ATGGGCAAGACCGTTCTCGTGGTCGACGACTCCGCGTCGGTGCGGCAGGTGGTCAGCATCGCGCTCAAGGGCGCGGGCTACGACGTGCTGGTCGGCACGGACGGCAAGGACGCGCTGGCCAAGCTGGACGGGCGCCGCATCCATCTGATCATCTCCGACGTGAACATGCCCAACATGGACGGCATCACGTTCGTGACCGAGGCGAAGAAGCTGCCGGCGTACAAGTTCACGCCGATCATCATGCTGACCACGGAGTCACAGGAGGACAAGAAACGCCAGGCCCAGGCGGCCGGCGCGAAGGCGTGGGTGACGAAGCCGTTCCAGCCGGAGCAGATGCTCGCGGCCGTCAGCAAGCTGATCGCGCCGTGA
- a CDS encoding methyl-accepting chemotaxis protein — protein MAEVLWILLGVCVGGVAGFGAGRRRAPSAAVESVRDDPHLRSVSRLTGSLAPVWSAQLISSRAQMETAVGTLTERFAEIVENLDTVLESSTGVLDEGQGGTFDRSRERLGGVVGTLDDALSSKRATVAELRTLLAFNDELRQMSGEVTAIAAQTNLLALNASIEAARIGRAGAAFGVVADEVRQLADRSAGTSERMATKVGRVESTIRTLLSHAEETAEREDEAVAGANAEVQAVLDDLQGVVAGFRDSSASLERAAVGIRGDISDSLVNLQFQDRVCQVLEHLQASIDRLPAVVEEAGERARTDAPPIDPDAVLGEMEASYTMAEEVDAHRSGSGARVRDSEITFF, from the coding sequence ATGGCTGAGGTGCTCTGGATTCTGCTGGGTGTGTGCGTGGGCGGGGTCGCCGGGTTCGGTGCGGGACGGCGGCGGGCCCCCTCCGCGGCGGTCGAGAGCGTGCGGGACGATCCGCATCTGCGCAGCGTGAGCCGGCTCACCGGGTCGCTGGCGCCGGTCTGGTCCGCGCAGCTCATCTCGTCGCGCGCACAGATGGAGACCGCGGTCGGCACGCTCACCGAACGCTTCGCCGAGATCGTCGAGAACCTGGACACCGTCCTCGAGTCGTCCACCGGCGTGCTCGACGAGGGACAGGGCGGCACGTTCGACCGCAGCCGGGAACGGCTCGGCGGCGTGGTCGGCACGCTCGACGACGCGCTCTCCTCCAAGCGCGCGACCGTCGCCGAGCTGCGCACGCTGCTCGCCTTCAACGACGAGCTGCGCCAGATGTCCGGCGAGGTCACCGCGATCGCGGCGCAGACGAACCTGCTCGCGCTGAACGCGTCGATCGAGGCCGCCCGGATCGGCCGGGCCGGCGCCGCGTTCGGCGTGGTCGCGGACGAGGTGCGGCAACTCGCGGACCGGTCCGCCGGCACCAGCGAGCGGATGGCCACCAAGGTCGGCCGGGTCGAGTCGACCATCCGGACGCTGCTCAGCCACGCGGAGGAGACCGCGGAACGCGAGGACGAGGCGGTTGCCGGCGCGAACGCGGAGGTCCAGGCCGTGCTCGACGACCTGCAGGGCGTGGTCGCCGGGTTCCGCGACTCGTCCGCGTCCCTGGAGCGGGCCGCGGTCGGCATCCGCGGCGACATCAGCGACTCGCTGGTCAACCTGCAGTTCCAGGACCGGGTCTGCCAGGTCCTGGAACACCTGCAGGCCAGCATCGACCGGCTGCCCGCGGTGGTCGAGGAGGCGGGCGAACGCGCGCGCACGGACGCGCCGCCGATCGACCCGGACGCTGTCCTCGGCGAGATGGAGGCCAGCTACACCATGGCCGAGGAGGTGGACGCGCACCGGTCGGGATCCGGCGCGCGGGTCCGCGATTCGGAGATCACGTTCTTCTAG